AGACTTCGGCACAACTTTACGACGAAAAGGCAGAACAGTTTTTAGCAGACCGATTTGTAGTGGGTACCTGTCCAAAATGTGGTTTTGAAGAAAGTTATGGAGATCAATGTGAGAACTGCGGGACAAGTCATAATGCAAAGGACCTGATTAATCCAAAATCAGTAATTACAGGAAACGTGCCATCTCTAAAAGAAACAAAGCACTGGTATTTACCTCTGAATGAATATGAAAAATGGCTGGATGAATGGATTCTTCAAGGCCATAAAAAGGATTGGAAAGCCAATGTTCTCGGTCAGGTAAAATCATGGATCGATGACGGTTTAAAACCAAGAGCCGTTACCCGAGACCTTGACTGGGGAATACCTGTTCCGGTTGAAGGCGGAGAAGGAAAGGTTCTTTATGTCTGGTTTGATGCTCCGATCGGATATATTTCTTCAACCAAGGAATGGGCCGAAAAAACGGGTAAGGACTGGGAGCCCTTCTGGAAGGATAAGGAAACAAAATTATTACACTTTATAGGAAAGGACAATATCGTGTTTCACTGTATCATTTTCCCTTCCATGCTAAAAGCTCAGGGAAGCTATATCCTACCCGAAAATGTTCCTGCCAATGAATTTCTGAATCTCGAAGGAAACAAAATTTCAACGTCAAAAAACTGGGCAGTCTGGCTTCATGAATACCTACAGGATTTTCCTGAAAAGCAGGATGTGCTTCGATATGTTCTGACAGCAAATGCACCTGAAACCAAGGATAACGATTTTACATGGAAAGATTTTCAAGCCAGAAACAACAATGAACTCGTTGCTATTTTCGGAAATTTTGTAAACAGGGTGGTTGTTTTGACCAATAAATACTATTCGGGCCTTGTCCCGGCTGCAGGAGCTTTATCAGAAGTGGACCAACAAACCCTGGATACGATGCATTCGTATCCTGAAATCATATCAAAATCTATTGAGCGATTCCGGTTTAGAGAAGCCCTTTCTGAATTGATGAATCTTGCAAGGCTGGGTAATAAGTACCTTGCAGATGAAGAACCCTGGAAGAAAATCAAAACTGATCCTGAAAGGGTTAAGACAATTATGTACGTTGCCCTTCAGATCGCTTCAGCCTTGTCTGTTTTGAGTGAACCCTTTTTACCTTTTACCAGCAAAAAATTAAAGGAAATCCTTAATTTGGATGAAAGATTGGATTTAAGGTGGAAATCGGTAGGGCCCAATACTATTTTAATAGCTTCGGATCACAAAATCAATAAGGCCTCTCTCCTTTTTTCAAAAATTGAAGATGCCGAGATTCAAAAACAGATCGATAAACTGGAAGCTTCCAAAACAAGTGCTGAAGAAGTCAAGCTGGAGCCTCAAAAAGAGACTATTAGTTTTGAGGATTTTACTAAACTGGATATTCGTATAGGAACAATTCTTGAAGCTGAAAAAGTGCCGAAAACAAAAAAACTTCTCAAGTTGAAAGTAGATGTTGGCATTGATACCCGCACAATCGTGAGTGGTATTGCAGAAAGTTTTGACCCTTCTGAAATTATAGGCCAAAAGGTTACGGTACTGGTAAACCTTGCCCCAAGAAAATTAAGAGGTGTGGAAAGTCAGGGAATGATTTTGATGAGTGATACCCAGGATGGAAAACTAAGTTTTATTGAACCCGACGGAGATACGGTCACGAACGGGGAAAAAGTTAGCTAAAAAATAAAATCAGACGGATAAAACATGGACCGAGGAATTTGTTTCATGTTTTTTTATGCCCTAAATTGAGGTTTTGAAAAATTTAATCATCCTTGTCAACCTTTAAACAGGTTATTACGTCTTTATAGATGTAAGGCCTTTTGGAAGCATGCTCAAAATAATTAAAATAAACAGCAATTCAGAATTAATCAGGCAGTCGCTTCAAAATAACAGAACGGCGCAAAAGTTGTTATACGAGAAATTTTCTCCAAAAATGCTGAGTCTGTGTGCGTATTATATAAAAGACTTACAAAAATCGGAGGAGGTGATGTTAAATGGTTTTCTAAAAGTGTTTACAAAACTTCATCAGTACTCCGAAAAAGGAAGTTTTGAAGGTTGGATCCGAAAAATCATGGTCTATGAATGCATATCGTATTTACGAAAAAAGAACAACCTGCTTTTCACAGATACGATTGAATCGTTTGAAAGCATCGTGGATAACGAAATCGAATTAAAGATCGCTGTTGAAGACCTTCAAATTTATATCAACAAATTGCCAGAGGGCTGTAAAATTGTTTTTAACATGTATGTTATCGAGGGGTATAAGCATGCTGAAATCGCTGAAATTCTAAACATCAGTGTCGGAACCTGCAAGACCCAGCTCCACAGGGCCCGGAAAACGTTACAGGAAATGATTTCATATCATCAAAAAAAGAAAGTATTATGAAACGGTATAAATACAGAGAATCTCTTCAGAACAGAACGATTGATCCTTCTTCAGGTTCCTGGGATCAACTGGCGACAAAATTAGATGCTCATCAAAATAAAAGAAGGTCCAGGAATTGGATGCTATTGAAAATCGCTTCTTTCATTTTGCTATTGGTTTCTGTCGGAATTTATTACTTTCAACCTATACCAATTGCAGTTCCTGTTCAGGAAATTGCAGCTCCTGTTTCCGTTGAGGATCTAAAAGATATCCCGGGTAATGAGGTTGTAACCGAAACTGAAATTGTTGAGATATCAAACCCTCCCTATCAGAAATCAACCCCTCCTGAAAATCAAAGTGCTGATAAACCAGACGTTCTGCAAATTGCTAAGAATCCTTCAATAAATAGTGAAGAAACTGAACTCAGCTCTGCTAAAATTGCCTCCTCAAAAAGCCTTGGCATTTCAAAAACCAGTGATGATCCGGATTTTAAGATCGAAAAATATGAGCAGGTTGCTGCAGAAATATCGTCTTCAGAGGACTATTCTGTTGAAGATGAACTATTAGACCAGGAAATTGATCAGTTACTCCATGATTCCAAACTGAAACTCATAGTAAACGGACAGATTTCACCCAAAAAATACGTCAATACAGATGCCCTCTTGAATTCGGTTGAAGATGATCTCGACAAAGATCTTAGGCAGCAATTAATTGAAAAAATCGTCAATACACTCAAAAAAGACAAAGAAGTAGTAACCTCGGAAGAAAACTAATTCCCCAACATATCCACCATGAAAAAAATAGTTCTATTTACATTTCTATTCAGCCATCTTATGCTCTGTTTTGAAATTTCTGCACAGGAAACAGACGATACTTTGCAACAAAAAAAGGATCAGATCATACGAGAAGAAAAAGAAGCTTTAAAGAAAAAGGTACTCGCCATAAATGAACGGTTCAATGAGGGTGAGATCAGCTCAGAGGAAGCTGAGAAACTCAAAGAAGAAGCTGCCGAAATTCATGCTTTAAACATTGAAAACAAAATCGCAATCCTTGAAAATTCCGTGGCCTTGTCTGAAAGAGGTGGAGTTTACAAAGATACAATAGATACCAGCACAGAAAAGGGTAAAGATCCCTCGAGGCTTAAGATCCAGGTCTTTGATGATGAGGATCAATTAATTGAAATCTCAACCGGACAACAAAAAAAATATGACAAAAGAACGCATTCTAATTTATTGGTTGCCTTTGGTTTTAACAATGCAATTATTGAAGGCCAGTCGATAAACAAGTCTCCCTATAAAATGGGGAAAAGCAAATTTTTTGAAATGGGATGGACATGGACCACTCGTCTGGCTCAGAACTCAAATTCAGTTCGGTTCAGGTATGGTTTTGCGTTTCAATTCAACGGATTGAACCCTACCGATAACAAGTATTTTGTTCAGGATGGAGAGCTAACCTATTTAGAAGAGTTTCCAGGAAGTCTGACGAAATCAAAACTGCGCATGGATAATCTGGTCGTACCTATCCATTTTGAATTTGGGCCTTCCCGTAAAATTGACAAAGGAAATTATTTTAGATATTCTACACGAAAAAAATTCAAATACGGAATCGGAGGCTATTTTGGATTCAATCTGAGAACCCGGCAAAAACTAAAATATACCGAAGACGGTTCAAAACGAAAAGATAAGATCACACAAAGTTATAATACGAGTAATTTGATCTATGGTATAAGCAGTTATATAGGAGTAGATGCTTTTTCAGTATATGTGAAATACGATTTGAACAGAATCTTCAACGAACCAAATCGAAAGGAAAATAATATTTCTTTAGGGCTGCGTTTCGACCTTTAGAAATAAGACATAAAGGCCCAGGGCATATTTTCTCTGGGTTTTATTATTTCAGGTATCGTTTCTGTTCCTGAAATAATACCTTTGCATGTATCAAAGCTTATCCATGCAAGTACTCAATTATATCAATTCTAAAACGAATCTTCCTCTGAAGGGGATTGAAAATACAATTCAGCTTCTTGATGAAGACTGCACCGTTCCTTTTATCTCGAGATATAGAAAAGAGCGCACCGGAAATCTTGATGAGGTAGAGATTGGTAAAATTCTTGAATTCAAAAAATCATTTGAGGAATTAGAAAAAAGGAAAGTTTCCATATTAAAATCCCTTGAGCAACAGGAAGTTCTATCCAGCCGGTTACAAGCTCAGATCGAATCGGCAACGGATTTAAACACACTTGAGGACCTCTATCTTCCGTTCAAGAAAAAGAGAAAGACAAAAGCAGAAAAAGCCAGGCTCAACGGATTGGAACCCCTGGCAAAGATCATTATGAGTCAGAAGCAGGATCGTCTGGATCATATTGTCACACGCTTTACATCCAAAGAACTTGATGAAACTGAAGCACTCGAAGGGGCCAGGCATATCATCGCCGAATGGATCAACGAAAGAAGCAGCATCAGAAACAAAATAAGATGGCATCTCAGCAAGTTCGCAAAAATAGAAACCAAAGTAATCAAGTCTAAACAAGAACTCGATAAGGCACAAAAATTCAAAGATTATTTCAACTGGGAAGAGGCCTTGAAAACCTGCCCGTCTCATCGCCTCCTTGCGATTCTTAGAGCGGAAAGAGAAGGATATATACGCGTAAGTATAAGCATCGATAAAGAAAAGGTTCTCAAGGAGATCAAGGAAAGCGTAATTTCAAATTACAATGAAGGCTCAGTTCAGATTGATATGGCCATTGATGATGCCTTTAAAAGACTACTTTTTCCTTCCCTTTCCAACGAAATTCTTCAATTGGAAAAGGAAGATGCTGATGATAAAGCCATTTCCGTTTTTTCCAAGAATCTTAGACAATTATTGCTTGGAGCGCCCCTGGGCGAGAAAAAAATTCTTGCTATTGATCCGGGTTTTAGAACAGGTTGTAAGATTGTTTGTCTTGATGCTCAGGGAAGGCTGGAACACAATGAAACCATATTTCCACATCCTCCACAAAATGACTCCAGAAATGCAATTAAGAAAATAAGTTCTCTTGTTGATGCCCACCGAATAGAAGCCATAGCCATTGGCAACGGGACGGCCTCCAGAGAAACTGAAAGCCTTGTAAAAAGGATACGATTTAACAGAGATGTTGAGGTATATGTGGTCAATGAGGCCGGAGCTTCAATTTATTCAGCGTCTCGCATCGCAAGAGAAGAATTTCCTAATTATGATGTCACGGTAAGAGGTGCCGTTTCTATCGGGAGAAGACTTTCAGACCCTTTAGCGGAATTGGTTAAAATAGATCCAAAATCCATTGGGGTGGGTCAATATCAACACGATGTAGACCAGAATAAACTCAAAAGAAGCCTTGATTCTGTAGTTGAAAGTTGTGTAAACAACGTCGGAGTAAATATAAATACGGCAAGTGTTCCCCTTTTAAGTTACGTTTCAGGTTTGGGAACAAAACTGGCTGAAAATATTGTGGCATACAGAAACGAAATGGGTTCGTTTGAATCGAGGAAGGACATCAAAAAAGTTTCAAGGCTGGGTGAAAAAGCCTTTGAACAAAGTGCCGGGTTTTTACGAATAAAAAATGCCAGGAATCCTCTTGACGATTCTGCCGTGCACCCTGAACGCTACGCTCTTGTTGAGAAAATGGCTAAGGATTCAGGCCATTCCGTTAACGAATTGATTGGTAATTCAGAGCTTCTTTCAAAGATTGAACTCAATAAATATCGGTCTGAAGAAGTCGGTTTACCTACGCTACAGGATATACTCAAGGAATTGGAAAAACCAGGGCTCGACCCAAGAGAAAAAGCAAAAATTTTCAGTTTTGACCAGAATATAAAACGTATTGATGATCTGAGAGAAAATCTTTTACTTCCGGGAATTATAAATAATATTACGAATTTTGGATGCTTTGTGGATATTGGAATTAAAGAAAACGGCTTAATTCATGTCTCGAACCTTTCAGATACTTTTGTAAAGGATGTAAATGAAATTGTCTCTCTTCAACAGCAGGTCATCGTTAAGGTTTTACAGATAGACAAAGATCGTAAGCGCATTCAACTGGCCTTACATAAAACCCTTTAAAGCTGATCTCACCCTTTTACAAAAATTAGTATCTTGTTGCTTTCAAACCTCCTCAATATGAAGCTAAAGTCTATGATAAAGCTAAACTCAATACAATTCATTTTGGGCTTGTCCCTTCTTTTTCTGAGTCCGCAGAATTTAATTGCTCAGGATTCTTCTAAGGCCTCGGACACTACCGCTGTAGGACAGGAAGCCATTGCCATCGGTGATATTTCGGAAGAATCAGAAAAGCTGGGACAATCTTATATGAAATTGAAGGGGACACTCGAGAAGAGTTCTAAAATTTCAGATATAGATTCAATTGTCGAGCAGGCTGCTCCGGAAATACTGGACCTGGTGGACTCGGTATTTTTGAAAAGAGAAGATGTTTCCCTAAGGGATCTCAAGGTTAGAAAAGTGGAATGGACGAATTACAAATCCATTTTAAACCAATACCAGTCGACGGTTAAAAACAGGTCTGAAGAAATAAGCAGGATCATCAACGATGTTTATAATGATTTAAAAAAATGGGAGCTCACAAAAAAAGAGCTTGAGGGCCGAACAGAATCAAAGGATATCGCTGACAGTTTTAACACTTCGATAGCAGCTTTGAATGAGATCATGTCCTTGGCTCAAGAACGGCTGGACAGTGTTTTTGTCACACAGAAAAAAATTACCGAACTGGTGCTCATTGTAGATGAAGAAATTGCCAACATTGAATATGCGGAAAATCAGAGAAGAAAAGATTATTTTGTTTTTGACAGTCCTCCCATATGGCAAAAAATAGAACCCGTAATGGTAAGTGACAGTGTTTCTGCTGAATCGCTCTCCTCTTACGGCTTGATCAAAAAAGGAATTAGTCAGAACAAGAAGCAATTTTTGGATTTTTTCAATCTGAATACGAAAATCGTTGTCCTTCAAATCGTGTTCTTAATATTGCTTCTGGCCTTTCTGATCCTGGCCAATGCTAAATGGAAAAAAAATATCCTTACCTTAAGAAATCCCATTGAAATACAGGCAAAAATAATTCTTAAAAACCCGCTTCTAACTGTTCTCTCTGTAGGAGTACTTGTTTCTGCTTTCTTCTATGATTCCATGGTGCCGGCCTATGCGGAATTTCATGTAATGATCGTACTTTTAGCCACGGTCATTTTACTGCCCAAGGTAACTCATAAGAAATTCAGTATATTTCTTTTGCTGCTTTTTGTAGTTTATCTGATCAACACCTTCGAGGCTTTTATCGGAGTAAAAGTAAACTTGATTCGGTGGATCCTTATAGTCGATACGATATTACTCTTCGTGTCTCTATTTGTAGGACGCAAGATTGTAAAATCATATCCTGAAAAATTTACCCAGATTTTCAGATCGTTCAGAATTATTTCGGCGCTGTATATGTTCCTATTGATTGTGGCCCTGGTCGCCAATATTATAGGGATGGTTGCCCTTGCCAACTACATCACAAAAGCCGTCATTGTATCCCTCACCTTTGGGGTAATTCTTTACCTGGCGGTCAAAGTTTTTACGAGTATATTTATCCTGATTTTTAAGTTTAGAAAATCCACGAATATTCAGACCATTACCTCGATGGTCAATGCTACTCATCAAAGAATAAGGCCCTTATTCAATTTTATCGGGTTTCTGGCCTGGATGTTCTTTACCCTTTCGAGTTTTGAAGTTTACGACTTTATTGTGGATTGGTATGGCGAGGTGATGGCCACAGAATGGATGGTAGGAGAAATGACCATATCTCTTGGGGGTATTCTTGCCTTTGTAGGTATTTTTATTATTACCCTAATCATTGCCAAAATAGCTGCAACCTTATTTCAGGATGAATGGATGGTGAATGTACTTCCCAGAGGGGTTGCTCCTGCCATTTCACTTGTCCTGAGAATCGTTGTTATTGGACTTGGTCTTTATGCCGGACTCTCCGCTGCGGGAGTTGATCTGAGTAAACTTGGATTTATTTTAGGGGCCCTGGGCGTTGGTATTGGTTTTGGTTTGCAAAATGTGGTTCTTAATTTTGTTTCAGGGCTTATTCTAGCGTTCGAAAGACCTATCAATTTAGGTGACACCATTGAGGTGGACATGGAAATGGGTGTGGTAACGAACATTGGTGTCCGTTCAAGTAATATCAGAGCCTATTCAGGAGCAGAAGTTATCATCCCCAATGGAGATCTGATCTCTAAAAAAGTAGTGAACTGGACGCTTTCAAACAGGAATAGAAGAAGTAAAGTCCCAATGAAAACTTCCCCTGATGCCGATCCTGAAAAAGTAATTGAGTTGTTCAATAAGATAGCCGTTGACCATCCTCATACCAGCAAAGACCCGGCTCCTAAAACCTACTTTTACGGATACGGTCCTGATGGTAATCTAAATTTTGCCTTACTCTACTGGACGACCTTTTCTGACACATTGAAAACTGACAGCGAAATTGCCTTGACTATTTTCAAGACCCTGAAAGAAGAAGGTATTCAGGCTCCTGCTCCGGTAAGACGCATCATTTCAGAAAGCCCGGGCGGTAAAGAATAAATCAGCTAGAACTCAGGAAGCAATTTTATCGTCCATGACTGAAAACCATAGCGGTGATATCAGGGAAAGCATCATCATCCCCGGATAACCCGTAGGCATCTGAGGGCTCTCAGGCAATGATTCCAGGATCTGGTATTTTTTACTGGCTTTATAATGGTGGTCCGAGTGCCTTGACAAGTTAAAAAGCATCAAACGCCCTATTTGATGATCTGAATTCCAGGAATGCGATGCATTTACCCTTTCATACCTTCCAGATTCTTTTTTGGACCTCAGTAAACCGTAGTGCTCTATATAATTCACCGTTTCCAGAAGAAGTATCCCGATAACAGAGGCCGCCAGAAAAGCAAAAAGCACTTTGAGGTCGAAAAAATAATAGATCGAACCGAGTAGCAAGACATTTGCCAGAGAATAAACAACCATTCTGTTCGATAATGAAAATACAAACCTCCCTTTTCGTTTCATCCGGTTGTTTTCAATTTTCCATGCCTTGGCATAACTGCCAAAATGAGAAGTAAACCAGAACGAATATAAAGTTTGTCCCTTTTTTGCAGTTGCAGCATCCGAAGGGGTTGCGACTTCCCTGTGATGTCCTTCATTATGGTATGGCAAAAAGTGAGTGTTTAGAGATGTAAGGAGCAATATTTCTCCTAATAATTGTTCCAATCTGGAAGATCGATGTCCGAGTTCATGACCGATATTGATTCCAAGTACCCCACACAGCAGGCCCATTGAAAATACTTTCCCAACAAAGGATACAGAGTCAATCGGCGTCAGCTCAATTACGTACAAAAAAGAAGCAAGCATTAAGATCTGAACAGGAACAGACAGATACAATATCCAATCATAGAATCTATTGTTCTTTTCCTTTAATGACTTCTCCGGATCAAAATTAGTCCTGTCTGGTTTCAGAAAAAGCTCCAGAAACGGAACAATTCCAAAGACAAGAATAATCGGAAAAAAGGTTTTGATACCCACATTGTTAAAGGAGTAATAAACCGACAAGGGGAGTATGTAAACAAACAGATATTTCAGCCTTTTCATCATTTCTTAACTCAGTTTCTTCATCATTCCAAAATCAAATACTCTAGTTGAAGTTGATTAAATTCTTTGTTAAAATTAACTATTTCTTCTGAAATGAGTTTTTCATAGGCATCCAGCTCTGTTTTGATCTTTGCCGTCAACTCATTTTTAACATCTATATCCTGGGCTGTTGGAGGAAAATCATCGAGAGTAACAAGGCTGTTCAGATGGCCCAGTTTATTGGTGAGTTTGATAGGATAATTCAAGGGGTCCTGATTGCTTCGATTCTTAGTCTGATAAAGTTCGTTTTCAATCCTCCCAAAGGATTCTTTCAGGTTCTTAGCCTTATCAACGAGGGCCTGAACTGACTCTGTGCCATCATACTGATCAATAAAAGTCTTTAACTGATCATTGATTTTTTTGATCTGTTTTAAACTCTGGTGTGCCTCATTAATCGTGGCATTGACCTCTGACACAAACTCATACTGCTTTTTCATATCCTCCAGGCTTGCTTCAGCTCTGGGGTCGGCAAGAATCGTAAACGGTTTATTAAAGATTTGCTCATTTACCTTCAAACTCACCTGATATTCACCGGGTACTACCTTGGCTCCCTGAAGATTTGCCCACCATAAAATCATTCCATCCAGTTTTTCCGCTCCTTCTGTCCGCATGTTCCAGACATGTTTATTAGGCCCCTTTGCCAATTCAAGTTTCTCAGCTTTCTTTTCTGAAAAATTAGAAAATGAGAAAAGTGTATCTCCCGACTTTGTAAGGTAACTCAGATGAACCGTATCTTTTTTCTCATCCAAATCAGGAAGGTTAAAATAGGTGATAACACCGTTGTCAAGATTCTTTCCGGCCGTTTTTGGTTCTTTCGTTACATATCCTTTGGTTCTGAAACTGTTTTTTGGTGCGAACAAATAATTACCCCCGGCCTTTTTTGCCTCTTCGAGTTGATGTAAAACAGTGAGGTCATCCAGCATCCAAAGGCTTCTTCCCTGGGTGGCGATGACCAGGCTATTGTCCTTCACCACGAGGTCCGTAATAGGAACCACCGGTAAATTTAACTGAAACTTTTGCCAGCTTGATCCTTCATTGAACGAGACATACATGCCAGTTTCGGTTCCAGCATAAAGCAATCCTTTCTGGGATGGATCTTCCCGAACAACTCTCGTAAAATGTTCTTTGTTAATTCCGGAATTAATTTGAACCCAGGTCTTTCCATAGTCCGAGGTTTTATACAAGTAAGGCTTGAAATCACCCAGTTTATATCTTGTTCCGGCGATATAACATGTCCCTTCATCAAAATAGGATGGTTCAATACTGTTGATCATCATCCATTCAGGCATATTTTTAGGGGTAACATTTTCCCAGGAAGACCCACCATTTTTAGATACATGAACCAAGCCGTCATCTGTGCCTATCCAAAGCAACCCCTCTTTCAACGGGCTCTCATTAGCCGCAAAAATGGTACAATAGTACTCAACACTCGTGTTGTCCTGGGTTATAGGCCCCCCGCTGGAGACTAATTTTTCCGGATCATTTCTTGTAAGGTCTTCACTCAACAACTGCCAGGACTGGCCTTGGTCCTCACTCATATGAACGTGATTCGAAAAAGTATAGAGCCTTTTCGGATTATGCCGGCTAAAAATAATTGGAAAGTTCCATTGAAATCGGTATTTCATCGCTTCTGCTCCTGATCCCATTGGATTATCCGGCCAGACATTAATCGCCCTGACCGTTCCGGTCCTGTGATTCTTTCTTGTTAAATATCCATCATAGCTTCCTCCATAAACAATGTCATTGTCAAGAGGGTCCACCGCAATATGAGCAGATTCTCCCCCAGCCGTTGATTCCCAGTCTCTTTCAGATATTGTTCCACCGCTGCTTCTGTGATCTATTCGAACCGTTGAATTATCCTGTTGAGCCGCAAGGATCTTAAACGGGAAACTATGATCTGTTGTTACCCTGTAAAACTGAGACGTCGGCTGATTGTGATACGTTGACCAGGTTTTACCACCGTCATAAGTCACCTGGGCACCACCATCATCCCCAATGACCATTCTTTTAGAATCTTGCGGATCTATCCACAAATCGTGATGATCTCCATGAGGTGCAACATGGGTCGTAAATGATTTACCTCCGTCTGTAGATTTATGATATCTAACATTCAATACATATACCGTATTTTCATCCTCCGTATCGGCATATACCCTTGTATAGTACCAGGCTCGCTGACGTAATTTTCTTTCTTCATTAACTCGGATCCATTTCTCTCCTCCGTCATCACTTCTGTACAAACCTCCTTTGTCCTTATTTTCGACCATCGCCCAGATGCGTTGCGAATTTTTAGGCGACACTGTAACCCCTATGATCCCTAAAGTATCGGTTGGAAACCCTTCATTTTTTGAAATCTCCTTCCAGGAATTC
This DNA window, taken from Lutimonas zeaxanthinifaciens, encodes the following:
- the metG gene encoding methionine--tRNA ligase — protein: MQDPKRYTITAALPYTNGPVHIGHLAGVYVPADIYARYLRLNDKEVAFVCGSDEHGVPITLKAKAEGTTPQAVVDKYHEIIKKSFQEFGITFDNYSRTSAKIHHETASEFFKDLYKHGKFIEETSAQLYDEKAEQFLADRFVVGTCPKCGFEESYGDQCENCGTSHNAKDLINPKSVITGNVPSLKETKHWYLPLNEYEKWLDEWILQGHKKDWKANVLGQVKSWIDDGLKPRAVTRDLDWGIPVPVEGGEGKVLYVWFDAPIGYISSTKEWAEKTGKDWEPFWKDKETKLLHFIGKDNIVFHCIIFPSMLKAQGSYILPENVPANEFLNLEGNKISTSKNWAVWLHEYLQDFPEKQDVLRYVLTANAPETKDNDFTWKDFQARNNNELVAIFGNFVNRVVVLTNKYYSGLVPAAGALSEVDQQTLDTMHSYPEIISKSIERFRFREALSELMNLARLGNKYLADEEPWKKIKTDPERVKTIMYVALQIASALSVLSEPFLPFTSKKLKEILNLDERLDLRWKSVGPNTILIASDHKINKASLLFSKIEDAEIQKQIDKLEASKTSAEEVKLEPQKETISFEDFTKLDIRIGTILEAEKVPKTKKLLKLKVDVGIDTRTIVSGIAESFDPSEIIGQKVTVLVNLAPRKLRGVESQGMILMSDTQDGKLSFIEPDGDTVTNGEKVS
- a CDS encoding RNA polymerase sigma factor codes for the protein MLKIIKINSNSELIRQSLQNNRTAQKLLYEKFSPKMLSLCAYYIKDLQKSEEVMLNGFLKVFTKLHQYSEKGSFEGWIRKIMVYECISYLRKKNNLLFTDTIESFESIVDNEIELKIAVEDLQIYINKLPEGCKIVFNMYVIEGYKHAEIAEILNISVGTCKTQLHRARKTLQEMISYHQKKKVL
- a CDS encoding alkane 1-monooxygenase, with the translated sequence MMKRLKYLFVYILPLSVYYSFNNVGIKTFFPIILVFGIVPFLELFLKPDRTNFDPEKSLKEKNNRFYDWILYLSVPVQILMLASFLYVIELTPIDSVSFVGKVFSMGLLCGVLGINIGHELGHRSSRLEQLLGEILLLTSLNTHFLPYHNEGHHREVATPSDAATAKKGQTLYSFWFTSHFGSYAKAWKIENNRMKRKGRFVFSLSNRMVVYSLANVLLLGSIYYFFDLKVLFAFLAASVIGILLLETVNYIEHYGLLRSKKESGRYERVNASHSWNSDHQIGRLMLFNLSRHSDHHYKASKKYQILESLPESPQMPTGYPGMMMLSLISPLWFSVMDDKIAS
- a CDS encoding Tex family protein, which codes for MQVLNYINSKTNLPLKGIENTIQLLDEDCTVPFISRYRKERTGNLDEVEIGKILEFKKSFEELEKRKVSILKSLEQQEVLSSRLQAQIESATDLNTLEDLYLPFKKKRKTKAEKARLNGLEPLAKIIMSQKQDRLDHIVTRFTSKELDETEALEGARHIIAEWINERSSIRNKIRWHLSKFAKIETKVIKSKQELDKAQKFKDYFNWEEALKTCPSHRLLAILRAEREGYIRVSISIDKEKVLKEIKESVISNYNEGSVQIDMAIDDAFKRLLFPSLSNEILQLEKEDADDKAISVFSKNLRQLLLGAPLGEKKILAIDPGFRTGCKIVCLDAQGRLEHNETIFPHPPQNDSRNAIKKISSLVDAHRIEAIAIGNGTASRETESLVKRIRFNRDVEVYVVNEAGASIYSASRIAREEFPNYDVTVRGAVSIGRRLSDPLAELVKIDPKSIGVGQYQHDVDQNKLKRSLDSVVESCVNNVGVNINTASVPLLSYVSGLGTKLAENIVAYRNEMGSFESRKDIKKVSRLGEKAFEQSAGFLRIKNARNPLDDSAVHPERYALVEKMAKDSGHSVNELIGNSELLSKIELNKYRSEEVGLPTLQDILKELEKPGLDPREKAKIFSFDQNIKRIDDLRENLLLPGIINNITNFGCFVDIGIKENGLIHVSNLSDTFVKDVNEIVSLQQQVIVKVLQIDKDRKRIQLALHKTL
- a CDS encoding mechanosensitive ion channel family protein: MIKLNSIQFILGLSLLFLSPQNLIAQDSSKASDTTAVGQEAIAIGDISEESEKLGQSYMKLKGTLEKSSKISDIDSIVEQAAPEILDLVDSVFLKREDVSLRDLKVRKVEWTNYKSILNQYQSTVKNRSEEISRIINDVYNDLKKWELTKKELEGRTESKDIADSFNTSIAALNEIMSLAQERLDSVFVTQKKITELVLIVDEEIANIEYAENQRRKDYFVFDSPPIWQKIEPVMVSDSVSAESLSSYGLIKKGISQNKKQFLDFFNLNTKIVVLQIVFLILLLAFLILANAKWKKNILTLRNPIEIQAKIILKNPLLTVLSVGVLVSAFFYDSMVPAYAEFHVMIVLLATVILLPKVTHKKFSIFLLLLFVVYLINTFEAFIGVKVNLIRWILIVDTILLFVSLFVGRKIVKSYPEKFTQIFRSFRIISALYMFLLIVALVANIIGMVALANYITKAVIVSLTFGVILYLAVKVFTSIFILIFKFRKSTNIQTITSMVNATHQRIRPLFNFIGFLAWMFFTLSSFEVYDFIVDWYGEVMATEWMVGEMTISLGGILAFVGIFIITLIIAKIAATLFQDEWMVNVLPRGVAPAISLVLRIVVIGLGLYAGLSAAGVDLSKLGFILGALGVGIGFGLQNVVLNFVSGLILAFERPINLGDTIEVDMEMGVVTNIGVRSSNIRAYSGAEVIIPNGDLISKKVVNWTLSNRNRRSKVPMKTSPDADPEKVIELFNKIAVDHPHTSKDPAPKTYFYGYGPDGNLNFALLYWTTFSDTLKTDSEIALTIFKTLKEEGIQAPAPVRRIISESPGGKE